In Hippoglossus stenolepis isolate QCI-W04-F060 chromosome 20, HSTE1.2, whole genome shotgun sequence, the following are encoded in one genomic region:
- the LOC118099417 gene encoding serine-aspartate repeat-containing protein I isoform X3 — translation MTEAVEARSSTTTTMVIDSKSGDAGSSLRTPKKTFTEDVSSTFSSPLAWILVLALVITWSCVFVIMFDLIDYKTLSGRPPPGVRKVFKDSGRRGGLTKISSDPMKVVNDAVEESTNAISLMFKFAASLIAPEEDDGNLYAVRKKGEFLPSRSKVVGMQAKTKPPVVDAVEEEEEGDEEEAAEEEEEKEEEDEGDAEEGEQLEEYEEEYEDYDEDEEYEDEEEYDEEEEEYEEEDYEEEEEEYEEEEAEEEEGVEVEEAGGVEDDEEEGADAVGEVEEEEEEEEEEEEEEDEEEGAEAVEEVEEEEEEEEEDEEEGAEAVEEVEEEEEEEEEDIEEGAEAVEGDEEEEDEGQEVEDKVGEEEEEEEEEEEGPAEEEQEEEKKDEAAVDEEEDVAEEEENGVAAEVEQDDEDDDEDEKGPEAAVADTDEGESKEEAVEEEEEKDDEDDEVEEEKTDASVEDDDEDDEEESAAADAEDDDDEVSPEPSSTSENEESAVSPDSESDAPVDVKDSDEDVTLPVDDDEDHEDKHEGHEDDEEDEDDEDDEDDAFIDSSDLSESALLSSDEEAEEDGDDDDDEDDKLAEGVLTSDSEEDYLKLDLPPVATVSEDDEDDEIEDHKLSELEDLLLLAALEDDDEDLKDTDDDEDDDEDLEDVSVASSEHFADDEDDDEDSDLRDDDLDIDFDKDVHVELDAEDDDDDDHHKTDDDEEDDDKDEEEVEVAPFESTDSGVLGDDDADDALETDEESVGETVFSDDITYDTSDEDDEDDKDDDEDIDSSSFEFSLDQEEIKETFVYTEKDEDEIISEFLADEDEDVDDGDDEDEEDEEDEEDDDVLLTAPTAAASSVQEEAVKTEVDEEEEQLRQAGDEDEAEEDDTEETASVTSQPAAPVEEDEGEDEEPTAETQKSVDEPEDEKEEYDEDDDEERAAVDVIRPLPEPEEEATKSEVPDCPCLHSAKTSTKTAEKKVLFSEAPRRVSATRRKKVSDREAVKTDDKPKRKALPRIVSLEPKIRKIRRIPALPRVKKVEKTKTSKPETVTKKQEDVPESGQEVGPCRPAPVYCPSPPGWYVHHIVTDNPYPPPTMAAPSAPVLTVHPGAPPMQPLYHQPPPPPLMQYQPYVPPLQPVTQPPPEAAQPAEAAPPEAPEQEAPVQPEVKAPAAEAPPAAIRLHEPVTEEEEVKAASPKKAAKKKTTKAADSEKEPPAAKQKPKKEAVVSKDKTKAAPAKKDSAAKEEKTKSPAAAKKEKTVKEKTRTAAAAKKEPAAVHQKRKSSSEKTASPVKSKAKTAPAKKDPEPRPHPIRLRTRLDAGKRANVTSPAKDEKPSRPSSSEPGKAEKAEKKSVKEAQDKEKQPSEAKEPQTEDNTTEQKKPGQRYFQCIYVPGKNAQYPLRPFTPAMSPAMMSPAMMSPALRSMLEQQQRAARASGQ, via the exons ATGACTGAAGCAGTTGAAG CGCGGtcgtccaccaccaccaccatggtCATCGACAGTAAGAGCGGCGACGCCGGCTCGTCTCTACGGACGCCAAAGAAAACGTTCACAGAGGACGTGTCCTCCACGTTCAGCTCCCCGCTGGCCTGGATCTTAGTCCTGGCCCTCGTCATCACGTGGTCCTGTGTCTTCGTCATCATGTTCGATCTGATTGACTACAAGACTCTCTCAG GTCGCCCGCCTCCTGGCGTCAGGAAGGTTTTTAAGGATTCAGGGCGTAGAG GAGGCCTCACCAAGATCAGCTCCGACCCCATGAAGGTGGTGAACGATGCGGTGGAGGAATCGACAAACGCGATCAGCTTGATGTTCAAATTCGCCGCCAGCCTGATCGCCCCAGAGGAAGATGACG GAAATCTATACGCCGtgagaaaaaaag gAGAATTTTTGCCGTCTCGGAGTAAAG ttgtaGGGATGCAAGCAAAGACAAAACCACCAGTAGTTGAcgctgtggaggaagaggaggagggagatgaagaggaggctgctgaggaggaggaggagaaggaggaggaggatgaaggagatgCAGAAGAGGGGGAACAACTAGAGGAGTATGAAGAGGAGTATGAAGAttatgatgaggatgaggaatatgaggacgaggaagagtatgacgaggaggaggaagaatatgaggaggaggactatgaggaggaggaggaagaatacgaggaggaggaagctgaagaggaggaaggagttgaagtggaggaggcagggggagttgaagacgatgaagaagagggagcaGACGCTGttggggaggtggaggaagaggaggaggaggaagaagaagaggaggaagaagaagatgaagaggagggagcagaagcggtggaggaggtggaggaagaggaggaggaggaagaagaagatgaagaggagggagcagaagcggtggaggaggtggaggaagaggaggaggaggaagaagaagacatagaggagggagcagaagcagtggagggagatgaggaagaggaagatgagggacaAGAAGTGGAGGACaaggtgggggaggaggaagaggaggaggaggaggaggaagaaggacctgcagaggaagaacaagaggaggagaagaaagatgaagcagctgtggatgaagaggaggatgtggccgaggaagaggagaatgGGGTAGCTGCTGAGGTGGAgcaagatgatgaagatgatgatgaggatgagaagGGACCTGAAGCAGCTGTGGCAGACACCGATGAAGGTGAATCCAAAGAAGAGGCtgtagaagaagaggaagagaaagacgatgaagatgatgaggtagaggaagagaagacagatgcttctgttgaagatgatgatgaagatgatgaagaggagtctgcagctgctgatgctgAGGATGACGATGATGAAGTTTCTCCTGAACCTAGTTCCACTTCTGAGAATGAAGAGTCGGCCGTGTCTCCCGACTCGGAGTCTGACGCACCTGTTGATGTCAAAGACAGCGATGAAGATGTGACTCTGCCTGTTGACGATGATGAAGACCATGAAGATAAACATGAAGGCCacgaagatgatgaagaagacgaAGATGATGAAGACGACGAAGATGATGCCTTCATCGACAGCTCAGACCTCAGTGAATCTGCACTTCTCTCGAGtgatgaggaggcagaggaggatggcgacgacgatgatgatgaagatgacaaACTAGCTGAGGGTGTTCTAACATCTGACAGCGAGGAAGACTACCTGAAGCTTGATCTTCCTCCGGTCGCCACAGTtagtgaggatgatgaagatgatgaaattGAGGATCATAAACTCTCCGAACTCGaggatcttcttcttctggccgctcttgaagatgatgatgaagacctGAAGGACACTGATGATgacgaggatgatgatgaagatctGGAGGACGTCTCTGTTGCCTCCTCTGAGCACTTtgcagatgatgaagatgacgatGAAGACAGTGACCTCAGAGACGATGATCTTGACATCGACTTTGACAAAGACGTCCACGTTGAGCTGGACGCtgaagacgatgatgatgatgatcatcaCAAAAccgatgatgatgaagaggatgatgataaagatgaggaggaagttgAAGTCGCTCCCTTTGAGAGCACAGACAGTGGAGTCCtaggtgatgatgatgctgatgatgctCTGGAAACAGATGAAGAGTCTGTCGGAGAGACTGTCTTCAGTGATGACATCACCTATGACACAAGTGATGAAGACGACGAGGACGATAAAGACGATGATGAAGATATTGATTCCAGCTCGTTTGAGTTCAGCCTCGATCaagaagaaattaaagaaacattCGTTTACACTGAAAAAGATGAAGACGAGATCATATCAGAGTTTTTAGCTGATGAGGACGAGGACGtcgatgatggtgatgatgaagatgaggaagatgaggaagatgaggaagatgacgaCGTCCTGCTCACAG CCCCCACTGCAGCGGCGTCCTCTGTCCAGGAGGAGGCAGTAAAGACTGAGgtggatgaggaagaggagcagctccGTCAGgctggtgatgaagatgaagctgaGGAGGACGACACAGAGGAAACTG CCTCAGTCACCAGTCAGCCTGCTGCTCCTGTCGAGGAAGACGAGGGAGAAGACGAAGAGCCGACGGCTGAAACGCAGAAATCTGTGGATGAGCCTgaagatgagaaagaggagTACGATGAAGATGACGATGAGGAGCGGGCGGCGGTGGATGTGATCAGACCTTTGCCTGAaccggaggaggaggcgacGAAGAGTGAAGTCCCAg ATTGTCCATGTTTACATTCTGCTAAAACCAGCACCAAGACGGCAGAGAAAAAAG ttttattttcagaggCTCCAAGGAGGGTTTCAGCAACGAGGAGGAAAAAAG TTTCAGACCGTGAAGCTGTGAAAACAGACGACAAACCAAAAAGGAAAG CTCTTCCCAGAATTGTGAGTCTGGAGCCGAAGATCAGGAAGATCAGGAGGATCCCGGCTCTTCCCAGAG TCAAGAAAGTAGAGAAGACAAAAACTTCCAAACCAG AGACAGTGACCAAAAAACAAGAGGACGTCCCGGAATCTGGACAAGAAG TCGGCCCCTGCAGACCTGCACCCGTCTACTGCCCGTCCCCACCCGGCTGGTACG TTCATCACATCGTCACAGACAACCcgtaccccccccccaccatggCAG CTCCGTCTGCTCCTGTCCTCACCGTCCATCCCGGAGCGCCGCCCATGCAGCCGCTCTACCATcaaccaccaccccccccactGATGCAGTATCAACCGTATGTGCCGCCGCTGCAGCCGGTGACGCAGCCGCCGCCAGAAGCAGCTCAGCCGGCTGAAGCTGCGCCGCCAGAGGCCCCAGAGCAGGAGGCCCCGGTTCAGCCGGAGGTCAAGGCTCCAGCTGCCGAAGCTCCGCCGGCGGCCATTCGGCTCCACG AACCAGtgactgaggaggaagaggtgaaggCTGCCTCCCCCAAGAAAG CTGCTAAGAAGAAAACCACTAAGGCGGCTGATTCAGAAAAAG AGCCGCCAGCAGCCAAACAGAAACCAAAGAAAG AAGCTGTTGTTTCTAAAGACAAAACCAAAGCAGCCCCTGCAAAGAAAG ACTCAGCagcaaaagaagagaaaaccaAAAGTCCTGCAGCAGCTAAAAAAG agaaaactgtgaaagaaaaaaccAGAACCGCTGCAGCTGCAAAGAAAG AGCCTGCAGCTGTTCATCAGAAGAGGAAATCCTCCTCTGAAAAGACGG CGTCTCCTGTCAAGAGCAAAGCCAAGACGGCTCCTGCCAAGAAAG ATCCGGAGCCGCGTCCACATCCGATCAGACTGAGAACGAGACTCGACGCCGGCAAGAGGGCGAACGTGACGTCTCCGGCCAAAGACGAGAAACCGTCCAGACCTTCTTCCTCTGAACCAG GCAAAGCTGAAAAGGCTGAGAAGAAATCTGTCAAAGAGGCTCAAG ATAAAGAGAAACAGCCATCAGAAGCCA AAGAGCCGCAGACTGAAGACAACACCACAGAACAGAAGAAACCAG GCCAGCGATACTTCCAGTGCATTTACGTCCCTGGTAAAAATGCTCAGTACCCCTTACGACCTTTCACCCCAGCGATGTCCCCCGCCATGATGTCCCCCGCCATGATGTCCCCTGCACTCCGCTCCAtgttggagcagcagcagcgagcagCCAGGGCGTCGGGGCAGTAA
- the LOC118099417 gene encoding serine-aspartate repeat-containing protein I isoform X8 produces MTEAVEARSSTTTTMVIDSKSGDAGSSLRTPKKTFTEDVSSTFSSPLAWILVLALVITWSCVFVIMFDLIDYKTLSGRPPPGVRKVFKDSGRRGGLTKISSDPMKVVNDAVEESTNAISLMFKFAASLIAPEEDDGNLYAVRKKGEFLPSRSKVVGMQAKTKPPVVDAVEEEEEGDEEEAAEEEEEKEEEDEGDAEEGEQLEEYEEEYEDYDEDEEYEDEEEYDEEEEEYEEEDYEEEEEEYEEEEAEEEEGVEVEEAGGVEDDEEEGADAVGEVEEEEEEEEEEEEEEDEEEGAEAVEEVEEEEEEEEEDEEEGAEAVEEVEEEEEEEEEDIEEGAEAVEGDEEEEDEGQEVEDKVGEEEEEEEEEEEGPAEEEQEEEKKDEAAVDEEEDVAEEEENGVAAEVEQDDEDDDEDEKGPEAAVADTDEGESKEEAVEEEEEKDDEDDEVEEEKTDASVEDDDEDDEEESAAADAEDDDDEVSPEPSSTSENEESAVSPDSESDAPVDVKDSDEDVTLPVDDDEDHEDKHEGHEDDEEDEDDEDDEDDAFIDSSDLSESALLSSDEEAEEDGDDDDDEDDKLAEGVLTSDSEEDYLKLDLPPVATVSEDDEDDEIEDHKLSELEDLLLLAALEDDDEDLKDTDDDEDDDEDLEDVSVASSEHFADDEDDDEDSDLRDDDLDIDFDKDVHVELDAEDDDDDDHHKTDDDEEDDDKDEEEVEVAPFESTDSGVLGDDDADDALETDEESVGETVFSDDITYDTSDEDDEDDKDDDEDIDSSSFEFSLDQEEIKETFVYTEKDEDEIISEFLADEDEDVDDGDDEDEEDEEDEEDDDVLLTAPTAAASSVQEEAVKTEVDEEEEQLRQAGDEDEAEEDDTEETASVTSQPAAPVEEDEGEDEEPTAETQKSVDEPEDEKEEYDEDDDEERAAVDVIRPLPEPEEEATKSEVPDCPCLHSAKTSTKTAEKKVLFSEAPRRVSATRRKKVSDREAVKTDDKPKRKALPRIVSLEPKIRKIRRIPALPRVKKVEKTKTSKPETVTKKQEDVPESGQEAPSAPVLTVHPGAPPMQPLYHQPPPPPLMQYQPYVPPLQPVTQPPPEAAQPAEAAPPEAPEQEAPVQPEVKAPAAEAPPAAIRLHEPVTEEEEVKAASPKKAAKKKTTKAADSEKEPPAAKQKPKKEAVVSKDKTKAAPAKKDSAAKEEKTKSPAAAKKEKTVKEKTRTAAAAKKEPAAVHQKRKSSSEKTASPVKSKAKTAPAKKDPEPRPHPIRLRTRLDAGKRANVTSPAKDEKPSRPSSSEPAKMKSETSAERKGKAEKAEKKSVKEAQDKEKQPSEAKEPQTEDNTTEQKKPGQRYFQCIYVPGKNAQYPLRPFTPAMSPAMMSPAMMSPALRSMLEQQQRAARASGQ; encoded by the exons ATGACTGAAGCAGTTGAAG CGCGGtcgtccaccaccaccaccatggtCATCGACAGTAAGAGCGGCGACGCCGGCTCGTCTCTACGGACGCCAAAGAAAACGTTCACAGAGGACGTGTCCTCCACGTTCAGCTCCCCGCTGGCCTGGATCTTAGTCCTGGCCCTCGTCATCACGTGGTCCTGTGTCTTCGTCATCATGTTCGATCTGATTGACTACAAGACTCTCTCAG GTCGCCCGCCTCCTGGCGTCAGGAAGGTTTTTAAGGATTCAGGGCGTAGAG GAGGCCTCACCAAGATCAGCTCCGACCCCATGAAGGTGGTGAACGATGCGGTGGAGGAATCGACAAACGCGATCAGCTTGATGTTCAAATTCGCCGCCAGCCTGATCGCCCCAGAGGAAGATGACG GAAATCTATACGCCGtgagaaaaaaag gAGAATTTTTGCCGTCTCGGAGTAAAG ttgtaGGGATGCAAGCAAAGACAAAACCACCAGTAGTTGAcgctgtggaggaagaggaggagggagatgaagaggaggctgctgaggaggaggaggagaaggaggaggaggatgaaggagatgCAGAAGAGGGGGAACAACTAGAGGAGTATGAAGAGGAGTATGAAGAttatgatgaggatgaggaatatgaggacgaggaagagtatgacgaggaggaggaagaatatgaggaggaggactatgaggaggaggaggaagaatacgaggaggaggaagctgaagaggaggaaggagttgaagtggaggaggcagggggagttgaagacgatgaagaagagggagcaGACGCTGttggggaggtggaggaagaggaggaggaggaagaagaagaggaggaagaagaagatgaagaggagggagcagaagcggtggaggaggtggaggaagaggaggaggaggaagaagaagatgaagaggagggagcagaagcggtggaggaggtggaggaagaggaggaggaggaagaagaagacatagaggagggagcagaagcagtggagggagatgaggaagaggaagatgagggacaAGAAGTGGAGGACaaggtgggggaggaggaagaggaggaggaggaggaggaagaaggacctgcagaggaagaacaagaggaggagaagaaagatgaagcagctgtggatgaagaggaggatgtggccgaggaagaggagaatgGGGTAGCTGCTGAGGTGGAgcaagatgatgaagatgatgatgaggatgagaagGGACCTGAAGCAGCTGTGGCAGACACCGATGAAGGTGAATCCAAAGAAGAGGCtgtagaagaagaggaagagaaagacgatgaagatgatgaggtagaggaagagaagacagatgcttctgttgaagatgatgatgaagatgatgaagaggagtctgcagctgctgatgctgAGGATGACGATGATGAAGTTTCTCCTGAACCTAGTTCCACTTCTGAGAATGAAGAGTCGGCCGTGTCTCCCGACTCGGAGTCTGACGCACCTGTTGATGTCAAAGACAGCGATGAAGATGTGACTCTGCCTGTTGACGATGATGAAGACCATGAAGATAAACATGAAGGCCacgaagatgatgaagaagacgaAGATGATGAAGACGACGAAGATGATGCCTTCATCGACAGCTCAGACCTCAGTGAATCTGCACTTCTCTCGAGtgatgaggaggcagaggaggatggcgacgacgatgatgatgaagatgacaaACTAGCTGAGGGTGTTCTAACATCTGACAGCGAGGAAGACTACCTGAAGCTTGATCTTCCTCCGGTCGCCACAGTtagtgaggatgatgaagatgatgaaattGAGGATCATAAACTCTCCGAACTCGaggatcttcttcttctggccgctcttgaagatgatgatgaagacctGAAGGACACTGATGATgacgaggatgatgatgaagatctGGAGGACGTCTCTGTTGCCTCCTCTGAGCACTTtgcagatgatgaagatgacgatGAAGACAGTGACCTCAGAGACGATGATCTTGACATCGACTTTGACAAAGACGTCCACGTTGAGCTGGACGCtgaagacgatgatgatgatgatcatcaCAAAAccgatgatgatgaagaggatgatgataaagatgaggaggaagttgAAGTCGCTCCCTTTGAGAGCACAGACAGTGGAGTCCtaggtgatgatgatgctgatgatgctCTGGAAACAGATGAAGAGTCTGTCGGAGAGACTGTCTTCAGTGATGACATCACCTATGACACAAGTGATGAAGACGACGAGGACGATAAAGACGATGATGAAGATATTGATTCCAGCTCGTTTGAGTTCAGCCTCGATCaagaagaaattaaagaaacattCGTTTACACTGAAAAAGATGAAGACGAGATCATATCAGAGTTTTTAGCTGATGAGGACGAGGACGtcgatgatggtgatgatgaagatgaggaagatgaggaagatgaggaagatgacgaCGTCCTGCTCACAG CCCCCACTGCAGCGGCGTCCTCTGTCCAGGAGGAGGCAGTAAAGACTGAGgtggatgaggaagaggagcagctccGTCAGgctggtgatgaagatgaagctgaGGAGGACGACACAGAGGAAACTG CCTCAGTCACCAGTCAGCCTGCTGCTCCTGTCGAGGAAGACGAGGGAGAAGACGAAGAGCCGACGGCTGAAACGCAGAAATCTGTGGATGAGCCTgaagatgagaaagaggagTACGATGAAGATGACGATGAGGAGCGGGCGGCGGTGGATGTGATCAGACCTTTGCCTGAaccggaggaggaggcgacGAAGAGTGAAGTCCCAg ATTGTCCATGTTTACATTCTGCTAAAACCAGCACCAAGACGGCAGAGAAAAAAG ttttattttcagaggCTCCAAGGAGGGTTTCAGCAACGAGGAGGAAAAAAG TTTCAGACCGTGAAGCTGTGAAAACAGACGACAAACCAAAAAGGAAAG CTCTTCCCAGAATTGTGAGTCTGGAGCCGAAGATCAGGAAGATCAGGAGGATCCCGGCTCTTCCCAGAG TCAAGAAAGTAGAGAAGACAAAAACTTCCAAACCAG AGACAGTGACCAAAAAACAAGAGGACGTCCCGGAATCTGGACAAGAAG CTCCGTCTGCTCCTGTCCTCACCGTCCATCCCGGAGCGCCGCCCATGCAGCCGCTCTACCATcaaccaccaccccccccactGATGCAGTATCAACCGTATGTGCCGCCGCTGCAGCCGGTGACGCAGCCGCCGCCAGAAGCAGCTCAGCCGGCTGAAGCTGCGCCGCCAGAGGCCCCAGAGCAGGAGGCCCCGGTTCAGCCGGAGGTCAAGGCTCCAGCTGCCGAAGCTCCGCCGGCGGCCATTCGGCTCCACG AACCAGtgactgaggaggaagaggtgaaggCTGCCTCCCCCAAGAAAG CTGCTAAGAAGAAAACCACTAAGGCGGCTGATTCAGAAAAAG AGCCGCCAGCAGCCAAACAGAAACCAAAGAAAG AAGCTGTTGTTTCTAAAGACAAAACCAAAGCAGCCCCTGCAAAGAAAG ACTCAGCagcaaaagaagagaaaaccaAAAGTCCTGCAGCAGCTAAAAAAG agaaaactgtgaaagaaaaaaccAGAACCGCTGCAGCTGCAAAGAAAG AGCCTGCAGCTGTTCATCAGAAGAGGAAATCCTCCTCTGAAAAGACGG CGTCTCCTGTCAAGAGCAAAGCCAAGACGGCTCCTGCCAAGAAAG ATCCGGAGCCGCGTCCACATCCGATCAGACTGAGAACGAGACTCGACGCCGGCAAGAGGGCGAACGTGACGTCTCCGGCCAAAGACGAGAAACCGTCCAGACCTTCTTCCTCTGAACCAG ccAAGATGAAGTCAGAAACCTCGGCAGAGAGGAAAG GCAAAGCTGAAAAGGCTGAGAAGAAATCTGTCAAAGAGGCTCAAG ATAAAGAGAAACAGCCATCAGAAGCCA AAGAGCCGCAGACTGAAGACAACACCACAGAACAGAAGAAACCAG GCCAGCGATACTTCCAGTGCATTTACGTCCCTGGTAAAAATGCTCAGTACCCCTTACGACCTTTCACCCCAGCGATGTCCCCCGCCATGATGTCCCCCGCCATGATGTCCCCTGCACTCCGCTCCAtgttggagcagcagcagcgagcagCCAGGGCGTCGGGGCAGTAA